From the Hymenobacter yonginensis genome, one window contains:
- a CDS encoding aquaporin: MQRYVSEVLGTFAIVFCGTGAIIINQETHGAITHVGVAMTFGLIVSAMIYALGNVSGAHFNPAVTVAFTIAGRFAGRQVLPYIVSQLTGAVLASAVLRYLFPANALLGATLPTGAEGQSFVLEFILTYFLMLVILNVACGSKEQGLFAGLAIGAVVLLEAMFAGPICGASMNPARSVAPALVSGHLEHLWLYLVAPTVGAIAAVFTWQFLTRPAVPVEECE, from the coding sequence TTCTGAGGTTCTGGGCACCTTCGCCATTGTGTTTTGTGGCACCGGCGCCATCATCATCAACCAGGAAACGCACGGCGCCATCACGCATGTGGGCGTGGCCATGACGTTCGGGCTCATCGTGAGTGCCATGATTTACGCGCTGGGCAACGTGTCGGGCGCCCACTTCAACCCGGCCGTGACGGTGGCTTTCACCATTGCGGGGCGGTTTGCGGGGCGGCAGGTGCTGCCCTACATCGTTAGCCAGCTAACCGGGGCCGTGCTGGCCAGTGCGGTGCTGCGCTACCTGTTTCCGGCCAACGCGCTGCTGGGGGCCACGCTGCCGACCGGTGCCGAGGGGCAGTCGTTTGTGTTAGAATTCATCCTCACCTATTTCCTGATGCTCGTGATTCTGAACGTGGCCTGTGGCTCCAAGGAGCAGGGCTTGTTTGCGGGGCTGGCCATTGGGGCGGTGGTGCTGCTGGAAGCTATGTTTGCGGGGCCCATCTGCGGGGCGTCCATGAACCCGGCCCGCTCGGTGGCGCCGGCGCTGGTGTCAGGGCACCTGGAGCATCTGTGGCTGTATCTGGTGGCGCCTACCGTGGGCGCCATTGCGGCCGTCTTTACCTGGCAGTTCCTGACGCGGCCGGCGGTGCCGGTGGAAGAGTGCGAGTAG
- a CDS encoding sugar MFS transporter, which produces MAAPVTSSTPLAPVGTTRSYAGPMVLMTTLFFLFGAVTNFNDVLMPYLKDVCQLTDFQSTAVQSAFFGAYFLMSLPAGKLLERMGFKRGIVLGLLIMACGALLFVPAANSRTFGLFLLALSFLGAGITLLQVAANPYVSVLGPARTAASRVSIVGVANGLGGTISPLIGGLILFGGSAVLKAQLAQLPLEQRLTQEATLVKPLYLGLAVFLAVLAALFFLVRLPEVESLPADEEAAAAQAAAETGRRSALDFRHLALGVVAIFTYVGVEVGIGSFIIRYGESQNISQLSGFTQELVRGLSVATSWAAALFGNTPDPIDTSGGFTKAVGAVLVSSYWFGVMVGRIVGIPLLTRFDARKLLAGVCAAGTLFVLLSILSSGETALWLVVLCGLCNAIIWPVVFPLAITGLGKFTKQGSSYLIMAIVGGAIIPPLMGLLATHGGGIRVAFVLPALCYAYLLFYALNGYRVR; this is translated from the coding sequence ATGGCTGCTCCCGTTACGTCCTCCACCCCGCTTGCCCCTGTCGGCACCACCCGCTCCTACGCGGGCCCGATGGTGCTGATGACCACCCTGTTCTTTCTATTCGGGGCCGTCACCAACTTCAACGACGTGCTCATGCCCTACCTCAAGGACGTGTGCCAGCTCACCGATTTCCAGTCCACGGCGGTGCAGTCGGCCTTCTTCGGGGCATATTTCCTGATGTCGTTGCCGGCGGGCAAGCTGCTGGAGCGGATGGGGTTCAAGCGCGGCATTGTGCTGGGGCTGCTGATTATGGCCTGCGGGGCGCTGCTGTTCGTGCCGGCCGCCAACTCGCGCACGTTCGGGCTGTTTCTGCTGGCGCTGAGCTTTTTGGGCGCCGGCATCACGCTGCTGCAGGTGGCGGCCAACCCCTACGTATCGGTGCTGGGGCCAGCGCGCACGGCGGCCAGCCGGGTGAGCATCGTGGGCGTGGCCAACGGGCTGGGCGGCACCATTTCGCCGCTTATCGGGGGCCTGATTCTGTTCGGAGGCTCGGCGGTGCTGAAGGCCCAGCTGGCGCAGCTGCCGCTGGAGCAGCGCCTCACCCAGGAAGCCACGCTGGTAAAGCCGCTGTATCTGGGGCTGGCCGTGTTTCTGGCGGTGCTGGCGGCGCTGTTTTTCCTGGTGCGCCTGCCCGAGGTGGAAAGCCTGCCCGCCGATGAGGAAGCTGCCGCCGCGCAGGCCGCCGCCGAAACCGGCCGCCGCTCCGCCCTCGACTTCCGCCACCTGGCCCTGGGCGTGGTGGCCATCTTCACCTACGTGGGCGTGGAAGTGGGCATCGGCTCGTTTATCATCCGCTACGGCGAAAGCCAGAACATCAGCCAGCTCAGCGGCTTCACGCAGGAGCTGGTGCGCGGCCTGAGCGTGGCCACCAGCTGGGCCGCCGCTTTGTTCGGCAACACCCCCGACCCGATTGATACTAGCGGCGGCTTCACTAAGGCCGTGGGCGCGGTGCTGGTGTCGTCGTACTGGTTTGGGGTGATGGTGGGCCGCATTGTCGGTATTCCGCTACTCACCCGCTTCGATGCCCGCAAGCTGCTGGCCGGGGTTTGCGCCGCCGGCACGCTGTTCGTGCTGCTCTCCATCCTGAGCTCCGGCGAAACCGCGCTGTGGCTGGTGGTGCTGTGCGGCCTCTGCAACGCCATCATCTGGCCGGTGGTGTTTCCGCTGGCCATTACGGGCCTGGGCAAATTCACCAAGCAGGGCTCGTCGTACCTGATTATGGCCATCGTGGGCGGGGCCATTATTCCGCCGCTGATGGGGCTGCTGGCCACGCACGGCGGCGGCATCCGGGTGGCGTTTGTGCTGCCGGCCCTCTGCTATGCCTACCTGCTGTTCTACGCCCTGAACGGCTACCGGGTGCGGTAA
- a CDS encoding bacteriorhodopsin-like: protein MKTVLLDIMRIPVDDPVAFTFFTGYMAMAAASVFFLFERSTVADKWKTSLLVSGLITGIAAVHYYYMRDYYVSTNETPIALRYIDWTLTVPLMVVEFYLLVRAAGAKASLLWKLILAAVIMLVFGYIGEAFTDGSMGHSVLWGSLSTLGYVYILYSAWMGEVAQLAAASNSVAVQKGVRALAWFILVGWAIYPIGYMAMPGGWLGPDGAGLLRPHDLDLLYNIADAINKIGFGLVVYGIARSESAVKVAPANAASVV, encoded by the coding sequence ATGAAAACGGTATTACTCGACATCATGCGTATTCCGGTTGACGACCCAGTGGCGTTTACCTTTTTCACGGGGTATATGGCCATGGCCGCTGCCTCCGTCTTCTTTCTGTTTGAGCGCAGCACCGTGGCCGACAAATGGAAAACTTCCCTGTTGGTTTCGGGCCTGATTACGGGCATTGCGGCCGTGCATTACTACTACATGCGCGACTACTACGTCAGCACCAACGAAACCCCCATTGCCCTGCGCTACATCGACTGGACCCTGACCGTGCCGCTGATGGTGGTGGAATTCTACCTGCTGGTGCGGGCGGCGGGGGCCAAGGCGTCACTGCTCTGGAAGCTGATTCTGGCGGCCGTCATTATGCTGGTCTTCGGCTACATCGGCGAGGCCTTTACGGATGGCTCCATGGGCCACTCGGTGCTGTGGGGCTCCCTTTCCACGCTGGGCTACGTGTACATTCTGTACTCGGCCTGGATGGGCGAAGTAGCGCAGCTGGCGGCGGCCTCCAACTCGGTGGCCGTGCAGAAGGGCGTACGGGCGCTGGCCTGGTTTATCCTGGTCGGGTGGGCCATCTACCCCATCGGCTACATGGCCATGCCCGGCGGCTGGCTCGGTCCGGACGGAGCCGGCCTGCTCCGCCCCCACGACCTCGACCTGCTCTATAACATTGCCGATGCCATCAACAAAATCGGCTTCGGCTTGGTGGTCTACGGCATTGCCCGCAGCGAATCGGCGGTGAAAGTGGCGCCGGCCAACGCCGCTTCGGTGGTGTAG
- a CDS encoding Brp/Blh family beta-carotene 15,15'-dioxygenase — translation MRPFLRASTAAPAWPPRYYSYAAVLLFIALGRLFPAHAGLVLGLPLAVGMVALGVAHGACDQLVVPALVPTGNALRTWRYWGRFLGGYLGLAAVVGLLWWQWPAATVALFFLLTMWHWGSADAPGPTQVPVAQWLSHSLLRGMLLFAVPAIWWPTETAGIVNDLLRFTGARPVALPQFGAVAGVLGTVVAVGHGLLWLWYARHRRWALLQRELTELLVLGMLLLLLPPRWSVVVYFVFWHSLQHVLRLTGWLGYGSSALRSRQALLSQLWFFLRQAAPLLLLSCAALLVVGRLLASRLPDAPAWFSLALVVASIVTLPHALLVTLVMDAPQRMRAAARPAA, via the coding sequence ATGCGTCCTTTCCTTCGTGCCAGCACCGCCGCCCCCGCCTGGCCTCCACGCTATTATTCCTACGCGGCCGTGCTGCTGTTCATTGCGCTGGGGCGGCTGTTTCCGGCGCACGCCGGGCTGGTGCTGGGTTTGCCGCTGGCCGTGGGCATGGTGGCGCTGGGCGTAGCCCACGGCGCCTGCGACCAGCTGGTGGTGCCGGCCCTCGTCCCAACTGGCAACGCCCTGCGCACCTGGCGCTACTGGGGGCGGTTTCTGGGCGGCTACTTGGGGCTGGCAGCGGTGGTAGGGCTGCTCTGGTGGCAATGGCCCGCCGCTACTGTGGCTCTGTTTTTCCTGCTGACTATGTGGCACTGGGGCTCGGCCGATGCGCCTGGCCCCACGCAGGTGCCCGTGGCCCAATGGCTGAGCCACAGCCTGCTGCGGGGCATGCTGCTGTTTGCCGTGCCCGCCATCTGGTGGCCCACCGAAACGGCCGGCATCGTAAATGATTTGCTGCGTTTCACGGGGGCGCGTCCCGTTGCCTTGCCACAGTTTGGAGCGGTAGCGGGCGTGCTGGGCACGGTGGTAGCGGTCGGGCACGGGCTGCTCTGGCTCTGGTATGCCCGGCACCGGCGCTGGGCGCTGCTGCAACGCGAGCTAACGGAGCTGCTGGTCCTGGGAATGTTGCTGCTGCTGCTGCCGCCGCGCTGGTCGGTGGTGGTGTACTTTGTGTTCTGGCACAGCTTGCAGCACGTGCTGCGCCTCACGGGCTGGCTGGGCTACGGCAGCTCCGCCCTCCGTTCCCGCCAAGCGCTGCTGTCGCAGCTCTGGTTTTTCCTGCGCCAAGCTGCGCCCCTGCTGCTGCTTAGCTGCGCCGCGCTGCTGGTAGTGGGCCGCCTGCTGGCCAGCCGCCTGCCCGACGCGCCGGCCTGGTTTAGTTTGGCGCTGGTAGTGGCCTCTATCGTGACACTGCCGCACGCGCTGCTCGTGACGCTGGTGATGGATGCCCCCCAGCGGATGCGCGCTGCGGCCCGCCCCGCCGCCTGA
- the murB gene encoding UDP-N-acetylmuramate dehydrogenase yields MAPAPVLEHHVSLRPYNTFGLDVQARLFARFHSVDELRALLALPEVQAAEKLVLGGGSNLLFTQDFDGVVLKNEIRGLEIISQDDESALVRSGAGESWHGLVQYALDQDLSGIENLSLIPGTVGAAPLQNIGAYGAELKDTFEQLEALETATGQLRTFSAQECGFGYRESVFKGALKNQYIVTGVLLRLHRRAQPNVRYGDIQTTLQDMGVADEPTPRQVSEAVSSIRRSKLPDPAQIGNAGSFFKNPEISQARFDELKARYEGLPGYPVPGGVKVPAAWLIEQCGWKGLRRGPHGVHDRQALVLVNHGGAQGQDIRDLAYEIIASVREKFGIELHPEVNIM; encoded by the coding sequence ATGGCCCCGGCTCCCGTTCTGGAACACCACGTTTCGCTTCGCCCCTACAACACGTTTGGCCTCGATGTGCAGGCGCGCCTGTTTGCCCGCTTCCACTCCGTAGACGAGCTGCGCGCGCTGCTGGCGCTACCCGAGGTGCAGGCCGCCGAAAAGCTGGTACTGGGCGGTGGCTCCAACCTGCTCTTCACCCAGGATTTCGACGGCGTAGTGCTCAAAAACGAAATCCGCGGCCTGGAAATCATCAGCCAGGACGATGAATCGGCATTGGTGCGCTCCGGGGCCGGCGAGAGCTGGCACGGCCTCGTGCAGTACGCCCTCGACCAGGATTTGAGCGGCATCGAAAACCTATCGTTGATTCCGGGTACGGTGGGCGCTGCGCCGCTGCAGAACATCGGGGCCTACGGGGCCGAGCTCAAGGACACGTTTGAGCAGCTAGAGGCGTTGGAAACGGCCACCGGCCAGTTGCGCACGTTTTCGGCCCAGGAGTGCGGCTTCGGCTACCGCGAAAGTGTGTTCAAGGGGGCGCTGAAAAACCAGTACATCGTGACCGGCGTGCTGCTGCGCCTGCACCGCCGCGCCCAGCCCAACGTGCGCTACGGCGACATTCAGACCACCCTGCAGGACATGGGCGTGGCCGACGAGCCCACGCCGCGCCAGGTGAGCGAGGCCGTGAGCAGCATCCGGCGCAGCAAGCTCCCCGACCCGGCCCAGATCGGCAATGCCGGCTCGTTCTTCAAAAACCCAGAAATCTCGCAGGCCCGCTTCGATGAGCTGAAAGCCCGCTACGAAGGCCTGCCCGGCTACCCCGTGCCCGGCGGCGTGAAAGTGCCGGCCGCCTGGCTAATAGAGCAATGCGGCTGGAAAGGCCTGCGCCGCGGCCCCCACGGCGTGCACGACCGGCAGGCGCTGGTGCTCGTCAACCACGGCGGCGCGCAGGGCCAGGACATCCGCGACCTGGCTTACGAAATCATTGCCTCAGTTCGGGAAAAGTTCGGCATCGAGCTGCATCCCGAAGTAAATATTATGTAA